A stretch of DNA from Methanoplanus endosymbiosus:
ATATGGCGGGTGACCTATGTCATGTCCGGTGGCGATAGCCTCAATCAGATCTTCATTAAGTCTGAGCTTTCTTCCGATTGTTCTGCCTATCCTTGATACAATCTGTACGTGCAGTGCCCTGTGCGTTATGTGGTCATTTGATACAAGATAGAATACCTGTGTCTTGTCGATATATCTCGAATATGCCCGTGAGTGAATTATCCTGTCACAGTCGCGGGAAAATTCGGTTCTTATATCTTCCGGATATCTCTTCTTTCTTCGTACTGCGTGGGAGTTAAGGGTTGCATAAGGCGAGTAGAATTCTTCTATTCCTTCCTGTATCTTTGAATATGATTTATATGTGCCTTCCTGTGTCTCAGGGTCTGATTTTTCTTTTGGAATTATCTGTCTGGAGATTTTCATGGCTGTATTCTTTCCCGGAAATTCATATCCTGAGTTCACCGCATTAATATCGTTGTATCTTCCGGTTTTTGCCGGTGTTATCTATTCAATAATCAGGTCGGTTATCAAATCTTTTTCCAGTTTTTCGATGCTGATACTCTATGCATATATAATTCCGGAAATAATAAATGGTTTCTGCTGCCGGAAGATGCTGTGCATCTCTGAAAGTTCTGTGGAGATTAGATTCACAATTGTGTATATTTCAAAGTAATTTATCCTGAATTTTCTTTTTTTTATTCCTGAATTCACTTTTTTTGATTAATGCGTGTTTTTAAAATTTGACTCCGATATATCTATGATATTTAAGATTATTCTGAATTCTCTATGCAGAAATTGATACCTTTATTTTTAAAAGAAATTCAATATTAGATCATAATAAATTTTTTTGGAGAAAAATATGGCAGATAACAATAATTCCGAATGTGACGGAAACTGCAGCAGCTGCCCTTCAGCAGCAGGATGCAATGATCCAAAGAAGGCTGAGTCAGGAATTGCGAAGAAAGTGGATATGAATGTGAGGCATGTCATTCTTGTACTGAGTGGCAAAGGTGGTGTCGGCAAGAGTACTGTATCAACAAACCTTGCAATGGCACTCTCCAATAAGGGCTACACTACCGGTATTGCCGATATGGATATTCACGGCCCGAATATCCCTAAGATGCTTGGAATTGAGGCTGAAAAGCTTACATCCTTTGATGGCAAGAAGATCTCACCTGTAAAGATTACCGGTAATCTGTCAGTAGTATCAATGGCATTTCTCCTTCCTGAAAAAACAAGCCCGGTCATCTGGCGCGGCCCGATGAAGAATACTGCAATTAAACAGTTCCTTGAGGATACCGAATGGGGAGAACTTGATTTCCTGGTGGTTGACCTTCCGCCGGGCACAGGGGATGAAGCCCTTGCTGTTGCTCAGCTTGCACCGAATATTGCCGGTGCGGTCATTGTTACAACTCCACAGGAAGTTGCTATCCTTGATTCCTCTAAGTCTGTGAAGTTCATTGAGCAGGTAAACCTCAAAGTTCTTGGAATCATTGAAAACATGAGTGGATTTACATGTCCACACTGTGGTGAAGCGATTGATCTCTTTGGCAAGGGAGGCGGAGAAAAAGCAGCTGAGGAGCTTAATGTTCCGTATCTTGGTTCAATTCCGCTTGACAAAGAGATGTGTGAAGCTGGTGATTCCGGAAAACCATTCATTGTGAGGCGTGACGGAACAGAGCAGAACAAGGTCACCTGGCAGCACGTTGATGATGTAATGGAAAACATTCTGAAGCAGATCAAAGATTAAAAATTTTAAAATAATTACTTTTTTCTGATTATCTATTTATTCTCTTAATTCTCATCAATAATTAATGAAAATAGGTATTATTGGCGGCACAGGTGATATCGGGGAAGGCCTTGCCCATCGTCTTTCGCATGAGCATGAGATAATAATAGGGTCAAGGAATAAAGAGAGGGCCTGTACCATGGGAGAGTGCCTCACTGAAGATCTCCGTGGGAAAGGGATAGAGGCAAAATGCATAGGGGCGACCAATCAGGAAGCTGTTGATGATGCAGATATCGTTATTCTCTCAGTCAATTATAAGCATCTGGAGTCAACACTGGCAGGACTTACCGGTTTTGAAGATAAGATTGTGATTACACCGGTAAATCCGATCTCTAAAAAAGATTACTTCTTTTTTGATCCGCCGGCAGAGGGATCAGCTGCACTTAAGATAAAGAGTCTGCTTCCGGAAAGTTCATGTATAGTTGCGGCATTCAACAACATCTCTGCACAGAAATGGAAGAGGATCAGTGAAGAACTAAACTATTCTGTAGTGGTATGCAGCGATGATGAAGATGCCAAAAAGACTGTGATGGACCTTGTAAACAGCATATCTGAACTGAAAGCTCTTGACGGCGGCCCGCTTGAGATGTCCGGCATTGTTGAGAGTATGACTCCTCTGATTCTGAATATTGCAAAATATAATAATATGAGAGATGTCGGGATTAAGTTCTTTTAACTGAAATGCTGCCCGCTCACGCGGTGAATTTTATGTCTGATATGTTAAAATTCCGGCTGGATTGATCTTTTCCTCCCGGAAATATCACCATTTTTCAGACATCATGTTTTTCTTATTTATGGGTGTCCTGCTGAATTTTAGATTTCCGGGCCGGAAATTCAGGTTTTGACTATGAACTGATATTCGGATCTTCCGGCAGATATTATTTTTTTACTGGTTGCCCGTCATCTATGTTTATCAGTTGTGTGTGTAGATATTATTATATATTGATAGAAGGAAGTAGTTTATTGTCAATTGTTGCCTGTGCCTCTGTTTACCGGCAGGGTAATTCTGATCACTGTCATCTGTTATGGTTTCATATGCAGATGTTCCGGATCAACTATTATAAGTTCTGAGTGTTATCAACAGATGACAGAACCGGAGGAAAAATTATGGCAAATTTAAAAACCCCAAATTCAGATGATGCTGTGCATACATCAATCCGCTCAAAAAATGTAGTTCCGATGTCCGGAATGTGCTCACGCTGTGTTGACGGCTGTAAAGGCAGCTGTGATATCTGGCTTTCATCATTCAGGGGCCGTGAAGTGCTCTATCCAGGCCCTTACGGTGAGGTGACGGCCGGGGCAGATAAGGACTATCCTGTTGATTATTCCCATCTAAATATTCATGGCTATGCTGTTGGTGCAAAAGGGCTTTTAAAAGGTGTAACTGCAAGCCCGGATACGGCAGTCTTTGAGGATGTCAATACGGAGACTGAATATGGCTGGGACATAAAGGTCCCGATGAAAGTCCCCATCTTTACCGGAGCACTGGGTTCTACTGAAATTGCCCGTGTGAACTGGGAGCACTTTGCAGTAGGGGCTGCAATTTCGGGGATAACAATCGTCTGCGGGGAAAATGTCTGCGGTGTGGATCCTGAACTTAAGCTTGATAAGAACAATAAAGTTGCATCATCACCTGAAATGGACAGAAGGATTGAGACCTATAATAAATTTCATAATGGCTATGGTGAGATTCTTGTGCAGCTCAATGTTGAGGATACGCGCCTTGGCACTGCTGAATATGTCTCATCAAAGCATGAACTTCAGACTATTGAGATGAAATGGGGTCAGGGTGCAAAATGTATCGGTGGTGAGATCAAGGTTGATTCACTTGAACGTGCCCTTGAACTTAAAAAGCGTGGGTACATTGTTCTTCCTGACCCCACAAGGCATGAGGTGCAGGAGGCGTTTAAAGCAGGCGCTATACATGAATTTGAGCGTCATTCAAGGCTTGGATTTGTCACAAAAGAGGGGTTCCTGGAGGAGGTGGATCGCCTGCGTGATCTCGGTTTCAGGCGTGTTACCCTTAAAACGGGAGCATACTCTATGAAAGAGCTTGCAATGGCGCTGCGCTATTCATCGGAGGCAAAGATAGATCTCTTAACAATAGACGGAGCGCCGGGCGGGACAGGCATGAGTCCGTGGCCTATGATGAATGAATGGGGTATTCCTACCTTCTACCTCCAGTCGCTTGCATATGACTTTTCAAAACAGCTTGAAACGAAGGGACTGCATGTGCCTGATCTTGCAATTGCAGGAGGTTTTGCAGATGAGGCGAATGCTTTTAAGGCACTCTGCATGGGTGCGCCGTACTTTAAGGCGGTCTGTATGGGGCGTGCACTTATGATCCCCGGAATGGTGGGCAGGAATATCGGCAAATGGCTTGAGAAGGGTGAACTTCCAAAGACGGTATCGAAGTACGGAAATACTGTTGAACAGATCTTTATCTGCTATGAAGAGCTTAAGGAGATGTATGGTGAGGGTATTAAAGAGATTCCTCTTGGTGCAGTTGCCCTTTATACATATACTCAGAGGTTTAAGACCGGAATGCAGCAGATTATGGCCGGAAGCAGAAACTTTAACCTGGGTACAATATCAAGAAATGATCTCATGGCACTGACACCCGAAGCGGCTGAAGTCTCCGGTATATCATATGTGATGGAGTCGTACAGGGATGAGGCTCTGGATATTCTGCTGGATTAAATTCATCTTTTTCTGATCAATTTGCATAAAATATGTGGATATGCAGTATTATGCCGGAATTTTCCCGCGGGATACTTTTTCTGACAAATATGCTTTTTTTTACATTCAGCAGATGATCCGTCAGGGCTTAATGCAGTAATGACTGGTATTATTGCTGATTGAAGCCTTTAATACTGATATAACTGGTGAATTCCCTGCTTTATCTGCCCGGAATTTTTCATAATATGAGGTTTTAATTCTTGTTTCTGCCATCTTCGTTAAAGGAAATGAAAAAGTCCGGTTACGACGAATGTGATGTAATCATTGTAACTCCGGATGCCTACGCTGATCATCCGTCTTTTGCAATGGCGCTTCTGGGCCGGTTTCTTCAGAGAAACGGCTACAGAGTTGGCATAATATCACAGCCTAAATGGCGCAGTCCTGAATCATTCCTTAAACTTGGAGTGCCACGCATTGCCTTTGCAGTCTCCGGCGGCCAGATGGACTCAATGGTGCTGAATTATACGGCAACTAAGAAGCCGAGGCATGAAGATTTATTCTGCGAAGGGGGCAATCCCTATTTTTCAAAGAAAGGGGAGGATAAGAAGTACCGCATACGCCCTGACAGGGTTTTGAATGTCTACTGCAGCCAGATAAAATCGGTATGCAAAGAAAAGCCGGTTATAATCGGCGGCATTGAAGCGTCACTAAGAAGGACTGCCCATTATGATTACTGGTCAGGGAAGGTGAAGCGGAGCATTCTCTTTGATTCAAAAGCTGATATGCTCGTCTATGGTATGGGTGAGTATGCTCTTTTAGATGCTGTCAGGGGTTTTGAATCCGGAATTTCAGCCGGGGATATGCAGGTTGGGAATACTGCGATTGCTGCGCGGAGCACTGACGGATATGAAGATCCGGTAATTCTGCCCTCGTTTGAGGATGCAAAAAATTCAAAAGATGATTTTGCGAGGGCTTATTCTCTCTTTGAGAAGAACCATGATGATAAGGTGCTCTTCCAGAAGCAGGATTCAAGGTATATTATTCAGTATCCACGCCGGAAGATCAGCCGGGAGGAACTGGATTTTATTTATGACAGCCGGTTCATGAGGAAACTTCACCCGGCATATCATGATGTTCCTGCCTTTGAGATGATTAAAAATTCAGTAACATCCCACAGGGGCTGCTTTGGCAACTGTTCTTTCTGCTCTATTGCCTCTCATCAGGGTTCTGAAATTGTGTCAAGAAGCCGTGAGTCGATACTCAGTGAGATCAGGGCAATAGCTGCCATGGACTACTTTAAGGGGACTATTACAGATGTCGGCGGCCCTTCTGCCAATATGTATGGCGCAGGATGCAGGGTTGGCGGCTGTATCTCTCATGACTGCCTTAAGGATGGTTCTGGGTGCAGAAATTTAATTTCCGGAAATTCTGAATATCTTGCACTGTTAAAGGATGCAGGAGAGATAAAAGGCGTTAAGCATGTCTTTGTCAATTCCGGACTGAGGTTTGATCCCTGCCTTATGGATGAGAAATTCCTTGAAGAGATGCTGATTAACCATATCTCAGGCCAGATGAAGGTTGCGCCGGAGTCCGGGTGTGATAAAGTTCTGAAACTTATGAATAAGCCGGTTACATCTGTGTTCTCCGGATTTTTGGCTCAGTTTGACCGGATTAAAAAGAATAACAGTATACGGAAGTATGTTATTCCGTACATCATAGTAGGGCATCCGGGTGAGGGTGATAAGGAGGGTGGTGAAACTGCGGAATTTTTACTTAAAAACAATCTGAAGGGCAGACAGTTTCAGATATTCACGCCCACTCCGGGGACGCGATCGACTGCGATGTACTATCTTGGTTTTGACCCGATAACCGGAGAAAAGACTGTAACTGAGAAGAATATCGGAAAACTTGAGTTGAGGAAGGATAAGATCATCCGGAAGATCTCATGATTTTTCATGTGCTTTGGGCAATGCCTGTAGGAGTCGATGGAATCAGATATTTAATTTCAGGGCAGATATCTGATTAAGAGTTTTGCAGACATTTTGAGATGTTTCTGCTATCCGGATGGTTTTGGTTATGAATAAAAATTATATTCTTGGTTTTGTCTTTGCAGTTGCTCTGATATTTTTCATTTTTTCTGCTCTGTCGTATGATCCTTCCGCAAATAATGATGATTCTGTGTATGTCTTTTCTCCGCTTGAAAAACTGCTTAAAGGGGATTACAACGGGACATCTGACTACTCTGATGTTATGCTGCATGGTGATACAGGACTTGGCACTTTTGACCGCCTTAATGGTGAGATGGTTGCAGTGGACGGTGAATATTATCAGGTGTTTTACAATGGAACGGTTGGTGAAGTCTCCGGCAGTCAGACTGCTTCTTTTGCCGAGGTTAAGGAGTTTAGTCCGGATATTGCCTTTGCGCTTGAATCTCCGGTAAATTATTCCGGCATGAAAGAACTGCTCAAAGGTGAATTTGAATCTGACAGCGGCCTTTCAGTAGTATATGCAGTCCGTCTTGACGGCTATTTCCGTGAGGTTAAGACGAGAAGTGTAAAGGAACAGTCTGAGCCTTACAGACCGCTTGAGGATGTCCTCTCAACAGGCGATCAGGCATTTTTTGAGAGAACGGGTGTAAAGGGTACGGCTGTAGGGTATTATCATCCCTCTTATATGAAAGATCTCACTTCAGAAGGTTTTCATCTTCATTTCATAAGTGATGACCGGAAGTTTGGCGGCCACCTTGTTGAATTTAATATGGATTCCGGAGTTATATCTGCTGACCGGACAGAGAAGGTCGTGCTCAGAACTGCCAAAGAGTGATTTAAATTTAGATGAGTAAAATTCATTCAATATGTTTTTTCCGGCAGAGATAATTATTGATAAAGTCAATTTTTCATGAAGATGAAACTTGGTGTCCTTTTTTCCGGAGGGAAAGATTCAGTATATGCGTGCCATATGGCACTCTTAAAGGAGGAGGTCTCCTGCCTGATAACTCTCAGGTCTTCCAACAAAGAGAGTTATATGTTTCATACCCCTAATATCGACCTGACCATGATGCAGGCTGAGGCGGCAGAAATACCACTATTAAGATATGAAACTGCGGGTGAGAAGGAGAAGGAGCTAACAGATCTGAAAGCGGCAGTTTCTCTTGCTAAGGATAATTTCGGCATTGAAGGTATTGTTACCGGAGCGGTGATGTCGGTCTATCAGGCATCGCGTGTTCAGAAGATCTGTGATGAGCTGGAGCTCTTCTGTTTCAATCCGCTCTGGTATGTAAACCAGGAAAAATACATGAACTCGGTGATTGAGGATGGCTTTGAGGTGATAATTGCCGGCGTTTACTCCTGCCCGTTTGATGAAAAATGGCCCGGCAGGGTTATTGACAGAAAAACCCTTGCTGAACTGAAGAAGATAAGGGATAAGTATCATATCACACTCACTGGCGAAGGCGGGGAATATGAGTCATTTGTCTGTGATGCGCCCTTTTTTAAGAGGAAAATTGTTATCGATGAGTCCTCATGCAGTTACAGAAATTACAATGGCACACTTTCAATAACCTCGGCACATCTGGAGGATAAATGATCATCAGTTATGGCCATCTGAATGCCGGATGTTCACATTATAATCATATCTGGCCCGTTATACTTTCCGGCTTTATGGCTCTTAAACAACCTGAGATCTGCTCTTATTATAACCACATTTTCTCTACAGGACGGCCAGAATCCCGGAGTGAAATATGATTCTTATTACTGATCTATGCTACAAAAAAGGTTCTCTCTCATATTATGAATATGTAAATCCTGTCTGTGAAATCATTGAGGACTCAGGCTTTGAATATGATGTTATACATTACTCTGAACTGTCCGGAGAGATTCCTGAAAAATATTCATCTGTGATATTCTGCGGCACTGCCCTTAAGGACAATCTCTTTATTGAGGATTTGTCACTTATGCAGGCAGTCAGAAGATATAATAAACCTGTAATCGGGATCTGTGCCGGAATGCAGGTTGTTGCTTCTGCATACGGTGGAGATGTGAGGGACTTTAAAAAGATTGGAATGAGCCGGATCAGGTTCTCACCCGGAGATCCGATATTTAGTGATATTCCGGACTTCATCACCAGATCGGGAGCAGTGGCTGAGGATAATTCTGACATGACAGGTAATTCCGGCAGCCCAGTCTATGAATTTGAGGGTTATGAGGTTCATTCACGTATACCTGATATGCCT
This window harbors:
- the npdG gene encoding NADPH-dependent F420 reductase; its protein translation is MKIGIIGGTGDIGEGLAHRLSHEHEIIIGSRNKERACTMGECLTEDLRGKGIEAKCIGATNQEAVDDADIVILSVNYKHLESTLAGLTGFEDKIVITPVNPISKKDYFFFDPPAEGSAALKIKSLLPESSCIVAAFNNISAQKWKRISEELNYSVVVCSDDEDAKKTVMDLVNSISELKALDGGPLEMSGIVESMTPLILNIAKYNNMRDVGIKFF
- a CDS encoding diphthine--ammonia ligase, which translates into the protein MKLGVLFSGGKDSVYACHMALLKEEVSCLITLRSSNKESYMFHTPNIDLTMMQAEAAEIPLLRYETAGEKEKELTDLKAAVSLAKDNFGIEGIVTGAVMSVYQASRVQKICDELELFCFNPLWYVNQEKYMNSVIEDGFEVIIAGVYSCPFDEKWPGRVIDRKTLAELKKIRDKYHITLTGEGGEYESFVCDAPFFKRKIVIDESSCSYRNYNGTLSITSAHLEDK
- a CDS encoding glutamine amidotransferase-related protein; its protein translation is MILITDLCYKKGSLSYYEYVNPVCEIIEDSGFEYDVIHYSELSGEIPEKYSSVIFCGTALKDNLFIEDLSLMQAVRRYNKPVIGICAGMQVVASAYGGDVRDFKKIGMSRIRFSPGDPIFSDIPDFITRSGAVAEDNSDMTGNSGSPVYEFEGYEVHSRIPDMPEDFIPLAESEVFQGACGPFGSAISPVSSGSERYPELIRHRDKPVYGILFHPEVRNVWLIRNFARLSEGGEF
- a CDS encoding acetolactate decarboxylase, with the translated sequence MNKNYILGFVFAVALIFFIFSALSYDPSANNDDSVYVFSPLEKLLKGDYNGTSDYSDVMLHGDTGLGTFDRLNGEMVAVDGEYYQVFYNGTVGEVSGSQTASFAEVKEFSPDIAFALESPVNYSGMKELLKGEFESDSGLSVVYAVRLDGYFREVKTRSVKEQSEPYRPLEDVLSTGDQAFFERTGVKGTAVGYYHPSYMKDLTSEGFHLHFISDDRKFGGHLVEFNMDSGVISADRTEKVVLRTAKE
- a CDS encoding YgiQ family radical SAM protein, producing the protein MKKSGYDECDVIIVTPDAYADHPSFAMALLGRFLQRNGYRVGIISQPKWRSPESFLKLGVPRIAFAVSGGQMDSMVLNYTATKKPRHEDLFCEGGNPYFSKKGEDKKYRIRPDRVLNVYCSQIKSVCKEKPVIIGGIEASLRRTAHYDYWSGKVKRSILFDSKADMLVYGMGEYALLDAVRGFESGISAGDMQVGNTAIAARSTDGYEDPVILPSFEDAKNSKDDFARAYSLFEKNHDDKVLFQKQDSRYIIQYPRRKISREELDFIYDSRFMRKLHPAYHDVPAFEMIKNSVTSHRGCFGNCSFCSIASHQGSEIVSRSRESILSEIRAIAAMDYFKGTITDVGGPSANMYGAGCRVGGCISHDCLKDGSGCRNLISGNSEYLALLKDAGEIKGVKHVFVNSGLRFDPCLMDEKFLEEMLINHISGQMKVAPESGCDKVLKLMNKPVTSVFSGFLAQFDRIKKNNSIRKYVIPYIIVGHPGEGDKEGGETAEFLLKNNLKGRQFQIFTPTPGTRSTAMYYLGFDPITGEKTVTEKNIGKLELRKDKIIRKIS
- a CDS encoding Mrp/NBP35 family ATP-binding protein; amino-acid sequence: MADNNNSECDGNCSSCPSAAGCNDPKKAESGIAKKVDMNVRHVILVLSGKGGVGKSTVSTNLAMALSNKGYTTGIADMDIHGPNIPKMLGIEAEKLTSFDGKKISPVKITGNLSVVSMAFLLPEKTSPVIWRGPMKNTAIKQFLEDTEWGELDFLVVDLPPGTGDEALAVAQLAPNIAGAVIVTTPQEVAILDSSKSVKFIEQVNLKVLGIIENMSGFTCPHCGEAIDLFGKGGGEKAAEELNVPYLGSIPLDKEMCEAGDSGKPFIVRRDGTEQNKVTWQHVDDVMENILKQIKD
- a CDS encoding FMN-binding glutamate synthase family protein; this translates as MANLKTPNSDDAVHTSIRSKNVVPMSGMCSRCVDGCKGSCDIWLSSFRGREVLYPGPYGEVTAGADKDYPVDYSHLNIHGYAVGAKGLLKGVTASPDTAVFEDVNTETEYGWDIKVPMKVPIFTGALGSTEIARVNWEHFAVGAAISGITIVCGENVCGVDPELKLDKNNKVASSPEMDRRIETYNKFHNGYGEILVQLNVEDTRLGTAEYVSSKHELQTIEMKWGQGAKCIGGEIKVDSLERALELKKRGYIVLPDPTRHEVQEAFKAGAIHEFERHSRLGFVTKEGFLEEVDRLRDLGFRRVTLKTGAYSMKELAMALRYSSEAKIDLLTIDGAPGGTGMSPWPMMNEWGIPTFYLQSLAYDFSKQLETKGLHVPDLAIAGGFADEANAFKALCMGAPYFKAVCMGRALMIPGMVGRNIGKWLEKGELPKTVSKYGNTVEQIFICYEELKEMYGEGIKEIPLGAVALYTYTQRFKTGMQQIMAGSRNFNLGTISRNDLMALTPEAAEVSGISYVMESYRDEALDILLD